The following proteins are co-located in the Pseudomonas fluorescens genome:
- a CDS encoding ABC transporter permease: MNWAVIIKWLPKLAQGATLTLELVAIAVIAGLLLAIPLGIARSSRRWYVSALPYAYIFFFRGTPLLVQLFLVYYGLAQFDAVRESFMWPYLRDPFWCATATMTLHTAAYIAEILRGAIQAIPPGEIEAARALGMSRPKTLFYIILPRASRIGLPAYSNEVILMLKASALASTVTLLELTGMARTIIARTYLPVEIFFAAGLFYLLMAYILVRGFKLLERWLRVDACQGR; the protein is encoded by the coding sequence CTGAACTGGGCGGTGATCATCAAGTGGCTGCCCAAACTGGCCCAGGGTGCGACCCTGACCCTGGAGCTGGTGGCCATTGCCGTCATCGCCGGCCTGCTGCTGGCGATCCCGCTCGGTATCGCGCGCTCCTCGCGCCGCTGGTACGTGAGCGCCCTGCCCTACGCGTATATTTTCTTCTTCCGTGGCACGCCGCTGCTGGTGCAGCTGTTCCTGGTTTACTACGGCCTGGCGCAGTTCGATGCCGTGCGTGAGAGCTTCATGTGGCCCTACCTGCGCGATCCGTTCTGGTGCGCCACCGCCACCATGACCCTGCACACCGCCGCCTACATCGCCGAGATTCTGCGCGGCGCGATCCAGGCCATTCCGCCGGGTGAAATCGAAGCGGCGCGGGCCTTGGGCATGTCCAGGCCGAAGACGCTGTTCTACATCATCCTGCCGCGCGCCTCGCGCATCGGCCTGCCGGCGTACAGCAATGAAGTGATCCTGATGCTCAAGGCCAGTGCCCTGGCCAGTACCGTGACCTTGCTGGAGCTGACCGGCATGGCGCGGACCATCATTGCGCGCACCTACCTGCCGGTGGAGATCTTCTTCGCCGCCGGGCTGTTTTATCTGCTGATGGCCTACATCCTGGTGCGCGGCTTCAAACTGCTCGAACGCTGGCTGCGCGTCGATGCTTGCCAGGGACGTTGA
- a CDS encoding ABC transporter permease produces the protein MNFDLYGFGPALAAGALMTVKLALTALCLGLVLGLAGALAKTSPYKPLQWLGGAYSTIVRGIPELLWVLLIYFGTVNLMRALGEFFGNPDLSLSAFAAGVIALGLCFGAYATEVFRGAILAIPKGHREAGVALGLSKFRIFTRLIMPQMWRIALPGLGNLFMILMKDTALVSVIGLEEIMRHAQIGVTVTKQPFTFFMVAAFMYLGLTVLAMTGMHFLEKRAARGFARSTQ, from the coding sequence ATGAATTTCGATCTCTACGGATTCGGCCCGGCCCTCGCCGCCGGCGCGCTGATGACCGTCAAACTGGCGCTCACGGCCTTGTGCCTGGGGCTGGTGCTGGGCCTTGCCGGCGCCTTGGCCAAGACATCCCCCTACAAGCCGTTGCAATGGCTGGGCGGTGCTTACTCGACTATCGTTCGTGGCATTCCCGAGCTGCTGTGGGTGCTGCTGATTTACTTCGGCACCGTCAACCTGATGCGTGCCCTCGGCGAGTTCTTCGGTAACCCCGACCTTTCGCTCAGTGCCTTCGCCGCCGGGGTTATCGCCCTGGGGCTGTGCTTTGGCGCCTACGCCACCGAAGTGTTTCGTGGCGCGATCCTCGCCATTCCCAAAGGCCACCGCGAAGCCGGTGTGGCGTTGGGCTTGTCGAAGTTTCGGATTTTCACCCGGTTGATCATGCCGCAGATGTGGCGTATCGCCCTGCCGGGGCTGGGCAACCTGTTTATGATTTTGATGAAAGACACCGCGCTGGTGTCGGTGATCGGCCTCGAAGAAATCATGCGCCATGCGCAGATCGGCGTGACCGTGACCAAGCAGCCGTTCACCTTCTTTATGGTCGCGGCGTTCATGTACCTGGGCCTGACCGTGCTGGCCATGACCGGCATGCACTTCCTGGAAAAACGTGCCGCCCGCGGCTTTGCAAGGAGCACCCAATGA